The Flexivirga oryzae genome has a segment encoding these proteins:
- the pheT gene encoding phenylalanine--tRNA ligase subunit beta, whose protein sequence is MRIPLDWLGEYAELAAGATGADVAATLVRVGLEEEGLHGGEVTGPLVVGRVRTMEPEPQKNGKTINWCTVDVGDANGTGEPQGIVCGAHNFAPGDFVVVVLPGAELPGGFAISARKTYGHVSAGMICAADELGLPDDGSGGIIRLAERVPGVPLTPGQDVIPLLGLDRETVEINVTPDRGYCFAIRGVAREYALSKDIPFTDPTAKLGAAAPSDNAEGHPVRIEDAAPLRGTVGCDRFVARTVRGVDVAAPTPAWMATRLTEAGMRPISLPVDITNYVMLGLGQPLHAYDLATIDGPIVVRRARDGETLKTLDGQERSLFPEDLLITDDGERGLGIAGVMGGFDSEVSDSTTDLLIEGAHFDPITVARSARRHKLPSEASRRFERGVDPQLAPAAVELVVQLLVEFGGGTADAGVTDVDNTAEAAGVDFDPALASSLVGMSYSDEQVAKVLQDVGCEIDSTSVPWHVTAPSWRPDLQTGPDLVEEVARVVGYDKIPSVLPTPPGGRGLTHAQQVRRLVTDVLAAEGFCEIWSAPFVSDERHEAMGWPADAARARTVRIANPLSEEQPLMRISVLSTMVDALKRNVARGIKDVAIFEQGLVVALEDGQQPAPTSPVGVFPGPEALTRIRAAVPPQPRHIGLLMAGEVERSGWWGAGRQAEWSDAAAAVRSIAEALAVPLVAGADDVAPYHPGRCAKFTLPDGTLVGHAGELHPKVVQRLGLPARTVGAEIDLDVLIAVSDQAVRSTQISTMPLASSDVALVVDREVTAAAVESALREGAGPLLESIVLFDAYQGDQAGEGKKSLAYRMGFRAADRTLKTEEVNAARDAAVVAAAAATGAVQRA, encoded by the coding sequence ATGCGGATTCCGTTGGATTGGCTGGGGGAGTATGCCGAGCTGGCCGCCGGTGCGACCGGGGCCGACGTCGCGGCGACGCTGGTGCGGGTCGGCCTCGAGGAGGAGGGCCTGCACGGCGGCGAGGTCACCGGGCCGCTCGTCGTGGGCAGGGTCCGCACCATGGAGCCCGAGCCGCAGAAGAACGGCAAGACGATCAACTGGTGCACGGTCGACGTCGGCGACGCCAACGGGACCGGCGAACCGCAGGGCATCGTCTGCGGCGCGCACAACTTCGCGCCGGGCGACTTCGTGGTGGTGGTGCTTCCCGGTGCGGAACTTCCCGGCGGGTTCGCGATCTCGGCGCGCAAGACCTACGGTCACGTCTCGGCCGGCATGATCTGCGCAGCGGACGAGCTGGGGCTGCCGGACGACGGGTCCGGCGGCATCATCCGTCTCGCGGAGCGGGTGCCCGGTGTCCCGCTGACGCCGGGCCAGGACGTCATACCACTGCTCGGCCTGGACCGTGAGACCGTCGAGATCAACGTCACGCCCGACCGGGGTTACTGCTTCGCGATCCGTGGGGTGGCGCGCGAATACGCACTGTCCAAGGACATTCCGTTCACCGACCCGACGGCGAAGCTCGGTGCCGCCGCTCCCTCGGACAACGCTGAGGGGCACCCGGTCCGCATCGAGGACGCTGCACCGCTGCGTGGCACGGTCGGCTGTGACCGCTTCGTGGCTCGCACCGTGCGCGGGGTCGATGTCGCGGCACCGACGCCCGCCTGGATGGCGACACGGCTGACCGAGGCGGGTATGCGACCCATCTCGCTTCCGGTCGACATCACCAACTACGTGATGCTCGGTCTGGGGCAGCCGTTGCACGCCTACGATCTGGCCACCATCGACGGGCCGATCGTCGTGCGTCGCGCGCGGGACGGCGAGACGTTGAAAACGCTTGACGGCCAGGAGCGTTCGCTCTTCCCCGAAGACCTCTTGATCACCGACGACGGTGAGCGTGGCCTCGGCATCGCGGGTGTCATGGGCGGTTTCGACTCCGAGGTGAGCGACTCCACGACCGACCTGTTGATCGAGGGAGCCCATTTCGACCCGATCACCGTGGCGCGCTCGGCGCGTCGGCACAAGCTGCCGTCGGAGGCCTCGCGTCGCTTCGAGCGCGGCGTCGACCCGCAGCTCGCGCCGGCAGCTGTCGAACTCGTCGTGCAGTTGCTCGTGGAGTTCGGCGGCGGCACCGCCGACGCGGGTGTCACGGACGTCGACAACACCGCGGAAGCTGCAGGGGTCGACTTCGATCCAGCGCTGGCTTCCTCGCTGGTCGGCATGTCGTACTCCGACGAGCAGGTCGCCAAGGTGCTGCAGGACGTCGGGTGCGAGATCGACTCGACCTCGGTGCCCTGGCATGTGACGGCACCGTCGTGGCGGCCCGACCTGCAGACCGGGCCGGACCTCGTCGAGGAAGTGGCCCGCGTGGTCGGATACGACAAGATCCCGTCGGTGCTGCCGACCCCGCCCGGTGGCCGTGGCCTCACGCACGCCCAGCAGGTCCGCCGACTGGTGACCGATGTGCTGGCGGCGGAAGGGTTCTGCGAGATCTGGTCGGCGCCGTTCGTCAGCGATGAACGGCACGAGGCGATGGGCTGGCCGGCGGACGCGGCGCGTGCCCGGACGGTGCGGATCGCGAACCCGCTCTCCGAGGAGCAACCGCTGATGCGGATCTCGGTCCTGTCGACGATGGTCGACGCGCTCAAGCGCAACGTCGCCCGTGGCATCAAGGACGTGGCAATCTTCGAGCAGGGTCTGGTCGTGGCGTTGGAGGACGGTCAACAGCCTGCTCCGACCTCGCCGGTAGGGGTGTTCCCGGGGCCGGAGGCGCTGACCCGGATCCGTGCCGCCGTGCCGCCGCAGCCACGCCACATCGGCCTGCTCATGGCCGGTGAGGTGGAGCGCAGCGGCTGGTGGGGCGCGGGCAGGCAGGCGGAGTGGAGCGATGCTGCCGCTGCCGTCCGCAGCATCGCGGAGGCGCTGGCAGTTCCGCTGGTGGCGGGCGCGGATGACGTGGCGCCATACCACCCGGGCCGGTGCGCGAAGTTCACCCTGCCCGACGGCACACTCGTCGGACACGCGGGAGAGTTGCACCCGAAGGTCGTGCAGCGGCTCGGCCTGCCCGCGCGCACAGTGGGTGCTGAGATCGACCTCGACGTGCTGATCGCGGTGAGCGACCAGGCAGTCCGCTCGACCCAGATCAGCACGATGCCGCTGGCGAGCAGCGATGTCGCTCTCGTGGTGGATCGCGAGGTCACGGCGGCAGCAGTGGAGTCCGCGCTCCGAGAGGGAGCGGGTCCGTTGCTGGAGTCGATCGTGCTCTTCGACGCCTACCAAGGTGATCAGGCGGGAGAGGGGAAGAAGTCACTCGCCTACCGGATGGGGTTCCGGGCGGCCGACCGGACTCTGAAGACCGAGGAGGTCAACGCCGCGAGGGACGCTGCAGTGGTCGCCGCGGCGGCGGCCACCGGCGCCGTTCAGCGCGCCTGA
- the argC gene encoding N-acetyl-gamma-glutamyl-phosphate reductase, with amino-acid sequence MQVLSVAVAGASGYAGGELLRLLIGHPEVSIGAVTAASSAGDPLARHQPHLTPLADRILAPTTAGTLAGHDVVFLALPHGASAAMAGDLADDVTVIDCGADFRLSDPQAWQQFYGSEHAGTWAYGLPELLVEGRTKQRVQLAGQSHIAVPGCYPTACSLALAPAFAAGLASSDVVIVAASGTSGAGKSLKPHLLGAEVMGSMSPYGVGGGHRHTPEIDQNLSRAAGVPVAVSFTPTLAPMPRGILATCSAKLAHGVTAESVRAAYQQAYDEEAFVHLLPEGAWPSTGAVLGSNNVQVQVAVDERVGRLIVVAAEDNLTKGTAGGAVQCLNLARGFDETLGLPVTGVAP; translated from the coding sequence ATGCAGGTGTTGTCAGTTGCAGTGGCCGGGGCCAGTGGCTATGCCGGCGGTGAGCTCCTTCGCCTGTTGATCGGGCATCCCGAGGTGTCGATCGGGGCGGTGACCGCTGCGTCGTCGGCGGGTGACCCGCTGGCACGACACCAGCCGCACCTGACTCCGTTGGCGGACCGGATCCTTGCGCCGACCACGGCGGGAACCCTGGCCGGGCACGACGTCGTGTTCCTCGCGCTGCCGCACGGAGCCTCGGCGGCGATGGCCGGCGACCTCGCGGACGACGTGACCGTCATCGACTGCGGGGCCGATTTCCGTTTGTCGGATCCGCAGGCGTGGCAACAGTTCTACGGCAGCGAGCATGCCGGGACCTGGGCCTACGGCCTGCCGGAGTTGCTCGTCGAAGGTCGCACCAAACAGCGGGTGCAGCTCGCCGGTCAGTCGCACATCGCGGTGCCGGGCTGCTATCCGACGGCCTGCTCCTTGGCCCTTGCGCCGGCGTTCGCCGCCGGTCTGGCGAGCTCGGACGTCGTGATCGTCGCCGCCAGCGGGACCTCCGGCGCCGGCAAGTCGTTGAAGCCGCACCTGCTCGGGGCAGAGGTCATGGGCTCGATGAGTCCGTACGGTGTCGGCGGCGGACATCGGCATACGCCCGAGATCGACCAGAACCTCTCACGCGCCGCGGGGGTGCCCGTTGCCGTCTCGTTCACGCCGACGCTCGCACCGATGCCGCGTGGCATCCTGGCGACCTGCTCGGCCAAGCTGGCGCACGGTGTGACCGCCGAGTCGGTGCGCGCCGCCTATCAGCAGGCGTACGACGAGGAGGCCTTCGTGCACTTGCTGCCCGAAGGCGCGTGGCCGTCCACCGGCGCGGTCCTGGGGTCCAACAACGTCCAGGTGCAGGTGGCGGTCGACGAGCGGGTGGGCCGGCTGATCGTGGTGGCCGCCGAGGACAACCTCACCAAGGGGACGGCCGGGGGAGCGGTGCAATGTCTCAACCTGGCACGGGGATTCGACGAAACGCTCGGTCTTCCCGTGACGGGCGTGGCACCGTGA